Proteins co-encoded in one Macrobrachium nipponense isolate FS-2020 chromosome 24, ASM1510439v2, whole genome shotgun sequence genomic window:
- the LOC135202785 gene encoding tachykinin-like peptides receptor 86C, with product MYNYQTEKLSKSVLFFSSHWIFGSVYCTISQFMAHVSLASSVLTLAVISFDRFLNVMRPLKPQMSKCVCRMLLWVIWVVAASIAAPILPYTTTIHTLRYVVILAGTYVVPMIICYAVIEIPQVPQWRSPSCLLNVSTEISQVSPVVISFTSP from the exons ATGTACAATTATCAGACGGAAAAACTCTCAAAGTCGGTTCTCTTCTTCTCCAGCCACTGGATCTTCGGGAGTGTTTATTGCACCATTTCTCAATTCATGGCTCACGTTTCGTTGGCATCTTCTGTCCTCACGCTGGCCGTTATCTCCTTTGACAG ATTTTTGAACGTGATGCGTCCCTTGAAGCCTCAGATGTCCAAATGCGTCTGCAGGATGCTGCTCTGGGTCATCTGGGTCGTGGCAGCATCCATAGCGGCTCCCATACTGCCTTATACCACCACCATCCACACATT GCGTTATGTCGTTATCCTAGCAGGGACGTATGTCGTTCCCATGATCATTTGTTATGCTGTAATTG AGATTCCTCAGGTACCCCAGTGGCGATCTCCTTCATGTCTCCTTAATGTATCCACAGAGATTTCTCAGGTATCCCCAGTGGTGATCTCCTTCACGTCTCCTTAA